The following coding sequences lie in one Halogeometricum rufum genomic window:
- a CDS encoding DUF998 domain-containing protein has translation MTDQSAPSPLARLAGAVGSAVALGGILLATAVSPTFSWSESALSDLGVAAPTALLFNGGLVLGGLLALGYAGALRRSARPVAVVYALCACSLVGVGAFPSDTAAHVPVAVAFFVLLAATLALDGVRRRATTTGRASLLLAAVSVAAWPLWFLADIGPGVAVPELIGALSLATWVVALAPPAPMRARE, from the coding sequence GTGACTGATCAGTCCGCCCCCTCGCCGCTCGCTCGCCTCGCCGGAGCCGTCGGGTCGGCCGTCGCACTCGGCGGCATCCTGCTCGCCACCGCCGTGTCCCCGACGTTCTCGTGGAGCGAGAGCGCGCTCTCGGACCTCGGCGTCGCGGCTCCGACGGCGCTTCTGTTCAACGGTGGCCTCGTCCTCGGCGGACTGCTCGCACTCGGGTACGCGGGCGCGCTCCGGCGCTCGGCGCGCCCCGTCGCCGTCGTCTACGCGCTCTGTGCGTGCTCGCTGGTCGGCGTCGGGGCCTTCCCGTCGGACACGGCGGCGCACGTCCCCGTCGCCGTCGCCTTCTTCGTCCTCCTCGCCGCGACGCTCGCACTCGACGGCGTCCGTCGGCGGGCGACGACGACGGGGCGGGCGTCGCTCCTCCTCGCCGCCGTCTCGGTGGCGGCGTGGCCGCTCTGGTTCCTCGCGGACATCGGGCCGGGCGTCGCCGTCCCCGAACTGATCGGCGCGCTCTCGCTCGCGACGTGGGTGGTGGCGCTCGCGCCCCCGGCCCCGATGCGGGCGCGGGAGTGA
- a CDS encoding penicillin acylase family protein, giving the protein MNASLRVAGAVACAALVVAATVAGGSFLGLAAPLSGDAFESVAQEPAVGAERVESPYGHATVRYDEAGVPHVSAENEEALYYAVGYVQARDRLFQMDLQRRLVGGNLSAAFGERAVESDRFYRKMDFQAAAEASWAELRDTDAGPALEAYSAGVNRYIDAGERPPEFALLGYEPTRWEPTDTLLVGKLIAWRLSGNFADLRRATVRARLGPEATAELYPDAMAHDVPIVRGASDAAPFDPATAAGVAASAAANDSGSAAAGGANASGDFAAVYDAVAPFETKRVVGSNNWVLSGEATESGKPVLANDPHLSLTVPGVWYEMHTAVGESVDARGVTFPGIPFVIIGRTADVAWGVTNVGGDFTDEYTYETRDGQYLYDGEYRDFETTQETIPVADAPDVTVTVRKTVHGPVVERGGRTVGVAWPGFSATNESLGVYRLNRAESMADVRSALRIWDVPAQNFVAATRAGETLYYPAGRYPLRVTDGEVVRGDRIFDGSAGEGEWPGYTPYGTSSWSGFVPYASIPHVDDPAVLATANQRTVDDPPFYVGTSATYSEPYRGARIYEMLDARASDGATVADVLAVQRDVRSRAGVAYADIARDATGDLSPDARELAATLESWDGEMRADSRGALVARLFRDEFRAATFEDEFADAGLDAAYYPNPYVTQTLPADSRWFDDRETAATETRGDVAREALERTADRIDRRGYETYGDLNRLDLNHPFDREFLGWPERPMDGSAFTVSNFRGGEGEQFGSSWRMVVAFGETPAEDTARGVIPGGQSGVFWSDHYHDQLDEWAAGEYKPLTLSSPGGDPDIVFESGGAAA; this is encoded by the coding sequence ATGAACGCGTCTCTTCGCGTCGCCGGGGCCGTCGCGTGCGCCGCCCTCGTCGTCGCCGCCACCGTCGCCGGCGGGTCGTTCCTCGGACTCGCGGCCCCCCTCTCGGGCGACGCCTTCGAGAGCGTCGCACAGGAACCGGCCGTCGGCGCGGAACGGGTCGAGAGTCCGTACGGGCATGCGACCGTCCGGTACGACGAGGCGGGCGTGCCGCACGTCTCCGCCGAGAACGAAGAGGCCCTCTACTACGCCGTCGGCTACGTGCAGGCCCGGGACCGACTGTTCCAGATGGACCTCCAGCGCCGACTCGTCGGCGGCAACCTCTCGGCCGCGTTCGGCGAACGCGCCGTCGAGTCGGACCGCTTCTACCGGAAGATGGACTTTCAGGCTGCCGCCGAGGCGTCGTGGGCCGAACTCCGCGACACCGACGCCGGCCCCGCCCTCGAAGCCTACTCGGCCGGCGTGAACCGCTACATCGACGCCGGCGAACGGCCGCCGGAGTTCGCCCTCCTCGGCTACGAACCGACGCGGTGGGAGCCGACGGACACGCTGCTCGTCGGCAAACTCATCGCGTGGCGCCTCTCGGGCAACTTCGCCGACCTGCGCCGCGCGACGGTCCGGGCGCGCCTCGGCCCCGAGGCGACGGCCGAACTCTACCCCGACGCGATGGCGCACGACGTGCCCATCGTCCGCGGGGCGTCCGACGCCGCGCCGTTCGACCCCGCGACGGCCGCGGGCGTGGCCGCGTCGGCGGCGGCGAACGACTCGGGGAGTGCCGCGGCCGGCGGCGCGAACGCCTCCGGCGACTTCGCCGCGGTGTACGACGCCGTCGCGCCGTTCGAGACGAAGCGCGTCGTCGGGTCGAACAACTGGGTGCTGTCGGGCGAGGCCACCGAGAGCGGCAAGCCCGTGCTGGCCAACGACCCGCACCTCTCGCTGACGGTGCCGGGCGTCTGGTACGAGATGCACACCGCCGTCGGCGAGTCGGTGGACGCCCGCGGCGTCACGTTCCCGGGCATCCCGTTCGTCATCATCGGCCGGACGGCGGACGTGGCGTGGGGCGTGACGAACGTCGGCGGCGACTTCACCGACGAGTACACGTACGAGACGCGCGACGGCCAGTACCTGTACGACGGCGAGTACCGCGACTTCGAGACGACGCAGGAGACCATCCCCGTCGCCGACGCGCCGGACGTGACCGTGACCGTGCGGAAGACGGTCCACGGTCCGGTCGTCGAACGCGGCGGGCGCACCGTCGGCGTCGCGTGGCCGGGGTTCTCCGCGACGAACGAGTCGCTCGGCGTCTACCGCCTCAACCGCGCCGAGTCGATGGCCGACGTGCGGTCGGCCCTCCGAATCTGGGACGTGCCCGCGCAGAACTTCGTCGCCGCCACGCGCGCGGGCGAGACGCTGTACTACCCGGCCGGTCGGTATCCGCTCCGCGTGACCGACGGGGAAGTCGTCCGCGGCGACCGGATATTCGACGGGTCGGCGGGCGAGGGCGAGTGGCCCGGCTACACGCCGTACGGCACCTCGTCGTGGTCCGGGTTCGTCCCGTACGCGTCGATTCCGCACGTCGACGACCCGGCCGTCCTCGCCACGGCGAACCAGCGCACCGTCGACGACCCGCCGTTCTACGTGGGGACGAGTGCGACCTACTCGGAACCCTACCGCGGCGCGCGCATCTACGAGATGCTCGACGCGCGCGCGTCGGACGGCGCGACGGTGGCGGACGTGCTGGCCGTCCAACGAGACGTGCGCTCGCGGGCCGGCGTCGCGTACGCCGACATCGCTCGCGACGCGACGGGCGACCTGTCGCCCGACGCCCGCGAACTCGCCGCGACGCTCGAATCGTGGGACGGCGAGATGCGCGCGGACTCCCGCGGCGCCCTCGTCGCTCGCCTGTTCAGAGACGAGTTCCGCGCGGCGACGTTCGAAGACGAGTTCGCCGACGCGGGACTGGACGCGGCGTACTACCCGAACCCGTACGTCACGCAGACGCTTCCGGCGGACTCGCGGTGGTTCGACGACAGGGAGACGGCGGCGACGGAGACGCGCGGGGACGTGGCCCGCGAGGCACTCGAACGGACCGCCGACCGCATCGACAGACGCGGCTACGAGACGTACGGCGACCTGAACCGCCTCGACCTGAACCACCCGTTCGACCGCGAGTTCCTCGGCTGGCCGGAGCGACCGATGGACGGGTCGGCGTTCACGGTGTCGAACTTCCGCGGCGGCGAGGGAGAGCAGTTCGGCAGCAGTTGGCGGATGGTCGTCGCCTTCGGGGAGACGCCCGCCGAGGACACCGCGCGGGGCGTCATCCCCGGCGGCCAGAGCGGCGTCTTCTGGTCTGACCACTACCACGACCAACTGGACGAGTGGGCGGCGGGCGAGTACAAGCCGCTGACGCTCTCCTCGCCCGGCGGCGACCCCGACATCGTCTTCGAGTCCGGAGGTGCCGCGGCGTGA
- a CDS encoding potassium channel family protein: protein MVDGPAETLSDAKRRLLLFLVGVAALMLAYAALYRWGMATFEGISVSYVDALHVVVETFTTTGYGEDAAQWTTDAMKLITIPMMLSGVTAIFLTLPLFVVPLVEEALRTAPPTATARTDHVIICSFTSRGDTLVEELESRGVPYVVVESDRETAQRLDAEAYEVVHGNPESVDTLEAANAGEAMALVADADDETNASIILSAKQAAPDLRVISLIEDATLSDYHRYAGADQVVSPRRILGKSLARKAASPIAADIDDAVEIGDDFEVAEVLVQRGSALEGDTIAESDIGRRTGVNIIGAWFRGEFVTPPDPEAVVDEHTTLLVTGREEQLERLKELTRSETRRFRRGKVVVAGYGEVGTTAADALVSGNVPSVVLDREDKPGVDVVGDATNKQSFLSADIDDAQSVILALDNDTTAIFATLVVKQLAPETEVIARANDAESITKLYRAGAEYVLALSTVSGRILASNLTEEEVIAPQSQVEIVRTTAPQLAGQSLAEADVRARTNCTVIAVERDGELLTEIGPDFVVRSNDVLVVAGTDEDINRFNVLCG, encoded by the coding sequence ATGGTCGATGGGCCTGCCGAAACGCTCTCCGATGCGAAACGTCGGTTGCTGCTGTTCCTCGTCGGAGTGGCCGCCCTGATGCTCGCGTACGCGGCGCTGTATCGGTGGGGGATGGCGACGTTCGAGGGTATCTCCGTCTCCTACGTCGACGCACTGCACGTCGTCGTCGAGACGTTCACCACCACGGGGTACGGCGAGGACGCCGCCCAGTGGACGACGGACGCGATGAAACTCATCACCATCCCGATGATGCTGTCGGGCGTGACGGCCATCTTCCTCACGCTCCCTCTGTTCGTCGTCCCGTTGGTGGAGGAGGCGTTGCGGACCGCGCCGCCGACGGCGACGGCGCGGACGGACCACGTCATCATCTGCTCGTTCACCTCGCGGGGCGACACGCTGGTGGAGGAACTGGAGTCCCGCGGCGTCCCCTACGTCGTCGTCGAGTCGGACCGCGAGACGGCCCAGCGACTCGACGCCGAGGCGTACGAAGTCGTCCACGGCAACCCCGAGTCGGTGGACACGCTGGAGGCCGCGAACGCGGGGGAGGCGATGGCGCTGGTCGCCGACGCCGACGACGAGACGAACGCCTCCATCATCCTCTCGGCGAAGCAGGCGGCGCCGGACCTGCGCGTCATCAGCCTCATCGAGGACGCCACGCTGTCGGACTACCACCGGTACGCCGGCGCCGACCAGGTGGTCTCGCCCCGCCGCATCCTCGGGAAGAGCCTCGCGCGCAAGGCCGCCTCACCCATCGCCGCCGACATCGACGACGCCGTCGAAATCGGCGACGACTTCGAAGTCGCGGAAGTGCTGGTCCAGCGCGGGTCGGCGCTCGAAGGCGACACCATCGCGGAGAGCGACATCGGTCGGCGGACGGGCGTGAACATCATCGGCGCGTGGTTCCGCGGCGAGTTCGTCACGCCGCCGGACCCCGAAGCCGTCGTCGACGAACACACCACCCTCCTCGTCACCGGCCGAGAGGAGCAGTTGGAGCGACTGAAGGAACTCACGCGCTCGGAGACGCGGCGGTTCCGCCGGGGGAAAGTCGTCGTCGCGGGCTACGGCGAGGTGGGCACGACGGCCGCCGACGCCCTCGTCTCGGGCAACGTGCCCAGCGTCGTCCTCGACCGAGAGGACAAGCCGGGCGTGGACGTCGTCGGCGACGCGACGAACAAGCAGTCGTTCCTGTCGGCCGACATCGACGACGCGCAGAGCGTCATCCTCGCCCTCGACAACGACACCACGGCCATCTTCGCCACCCTCGTCGTCAAGCAACTGGCGCCGGAGACGGAGGTCATCGCCCGCGCCAACGACGCCGAGAGCATCACCAAACTGTACCGCGCGGGCGCGGAGTACGTCCTCGCGCTCTCGACGGTCAGCGGTCGCATCCTCGCGTCGAACCTGACCGAGGAGGAGGTCATCGCCCCGCAGTCGCAGGTCGAAATCGTCCGGACCACCGCCCCGCAGCTAGCGGGCCAGTCGCTCGCCGAGGCGGACGTGCGCGCCCGGACGAACTGTACCGTCATCGCCGTCGAACGCGACGGCGAACTGCTGACCGAAATCGGTCCCGACTTCGTCGTCCGCTCGAACGACGTGCTCGTCGTCGCCGGCACCGACGAGGACATCAACCGGTTCAACGTCCTCTGCGGCTGA